The proteins below come from a single Saccharopolyspora sp. SCSIO 74807 genomic window:
- a CDS encoding ABC transporter substrate-binding protein has product MRKRRLAACLAVPLAVAMLATACGGGDSGAPRDTVTVEWGEPENPLVPGNTTEANGSNVMDALFAGLVKYSPDDSSVHNEMAESIQPSPDHRFYTIKIKPGWTFHDGSPVTAESFVKAWNYTAYGPNGQQGGSFFEQVKGYDELNPEEEGATPPTDELSGLKVVDPTTFTVELKAPLTIFPTMLGYGPFYPLPERFFADPEGFEQHPIGNGPFKFESRVPNESLTVSRYDGFQGAEKAKVPKVQFKVYDELDTAYEDLVSGNLDFVRQVPVSALAGDIWRTDLGDGAQEKPGLLTQNIAFPLYDQRFQNPDLRKAISMAIDRETITRQIFAGSRTPADGWVAPSVQGYVPNQCGEYCTYDPQKAKELLAKAGGFQGTLQIISNGDGGHSEWSEAVASSIRQTLGIDVRFTPTPTFSEFRRQASAREFSGMFRTGWIADYPSIESFLTQLYRTGASSNDYEYSNPEFDAALDRANAAPTIPEAERRYAAAERILAQDMPVIPLWSQPVQAGLSDRLADAKATPFRKLDLTSVTLKPQQP; this is encoded by the coding sequence ATGCGCAAGCGACGTCTGGCCGCCTGCTTGGCGGTCCCGCTGGCGGTGGCCATGCTCGCCACGGCCTGCGGCGGCGGGGACAGCGGGGCGCCCAGGGACACGGTGACCGTCGAATGGGGCGAGCCGGAGAACCCGCTGGTCCCGGGCAACACCACCGAGGCCAACGGCAGCAACGTGATGGACGCGCTGTTCGCCGGGCTGGTGAAGTACTCGCCGGACGACTCCTCGGTGCACAACGAGATGGCCGAGTCCATCCAGCCCTCGCCGGACCACCGGTTCTACACCATCAAGATCAAACCGGGCTGGACCTTCCACGACGGGAGCCCGGTCACCGCCGAGAGCTTCGTCAAGGCGTGGAACTACACCGCCTACGGGCCGAACGGGCAGCAGGGCGGAAGCTTCTTCGAGCAGGTCAAGGGCTACGACGAGCTCAACCCGGAGGAGGAGGGCGCGACGCCGCCGACCGACGAGCTGTCCGGGCTCAAGGTCGTCGATCCGACCACGTTCACCGTGGAGCTCAAAGCACCGCTGACGATCTTCCCGACGATGCTGGGCTACGGGCCGTTCTACCCGCTGCCGGAGCGGTTCTTCGCCGATCCGGAGGGATTCGAGCAGCACCCGATCGGCAACGGGCCGTTCAAGTTCGAGTCGCGGGTGCCGAACGAGAGCCTGACCGTCTCCCGCTACGACGGGTTCCAGGGAGCGGAAAAGGCGAAGGTCCCGAAGGTGCAGTTCAAGGTCTACGACGAGCTGGACACCGCCTACGAGGACCTGGTCTCGGGCAACCTCGACTTCGTCCGGCAGGTGCCGGTCTCGGCGCTGGCCGGGGACATCTGGCGCACCGACCTCGGCGACGGGGCGCAGGAGAAGCCGGGTCTGCTCACGCAGAACATCGCCTTCCCGCTCTACGACCAGCGGTTCCAGAACCCGGATCTGCGCAAAGCGATCTCGATGGCCATCGACCGCGAGACGATCACCCGGCAGATCTTCGCCGGTAGCCGAACGCCCGCGGACGGCTGGGTCGCCCCGTCGGTCCAGGGCTACGTGCCGAACCAGTGCGGCGAATACTGCACCTACGACCCGCAGAAGGCGAAGGAGCTGCTGGCCAAGGCCGGTGGATTCCAGGGCACGCTGCAGATCATCAGCAACGGCGACGGCGGGCACTCCGAATGGTCCGAGGCGGTGGCCTCCAGCATCCGCCAGACCCTCGGGATCGACGTGCGGTTCACCCCGACCCCGACGTTCAGCGAGTTTCGCAGGCAGGCGAGCGCCCGGGAGTTCTCCGGGATGTTCCGCACCGGCTGGATCGCCGACTACCCGAGCATCGAGTCCTTCCTGACGCAGCTCTACCGCACCGGCGCGTCCTCGAACGATTACGAGTACTCCAACCCGGAGTTCGACGCCGCACTGGACCGGGCGAACGCGGCACCGACCATTCCCGAAGCGGAGCGGCGCTACGCGGCCGCCGAGCGGATCCTGGCCCAGGACATGCCGGTGAT
- a CDS encoding Ppx/GppA phosphatase family protein — translation MSRVAAIDCGTNSIRLLVADVTARPDGSPELRDVHREMRVVRLGQGVDATGRLADEALRRTRDALVDYAAVARENGAEAVRMVATSATRDAANREDFFAMVRETLGVDAEVITGAEEARLSFIGAVGDFDPAAGPFVVTDVGGGSTEVVVGRWDGARAEITAAYSADIGCVRLTERCLHDDPPSEQEVRDAEQVARGVLDDAFAAVDASGARTWVGVAGTVTTLSAVAQNLPDYDPAAIHLSRLSQKQLRETTSELLTMTHEERAAIGSMHPGRVDVIGGGALVVQVLADELRERAGIEAISVSEHDILDGIALSIS, via the coding sequence ATGTCACGGGTGGCGGCGATCGACTGCGGGACCAACTCGATCCGGCTCCTGGTGGCCGACGTGACCGCCCGGCCGGATGGTTCGCCGGAGCTGCGCGACGTGCACCGCGAGATGCGGGTGGTGCGGCTCGGGCAGGGCGTGGACGCCACCGGCAGACTCGCCGACGAGGCGTTGCGGCGCACCCGCGATGCGCTGGTCGATTACGCGGCGGTGGCGCGCGAGAACGGTGCCGAGGCGGTCCGCATGGTGGCGACCTCGGCGACCCGCGACGCGGCCAACCGCGAGGACTTCTTCGCCATGGTGCGGGAAACGCTCGGCGTGGACGCCGAGGTGATCACCGGTGCGGAGGAGGCCCGCCTTTCGTTCATCGGCGCGGTGGGCGACTTCGACCCGGCGGCCGGCCCGTTCGTGGTCACCGACGTCGGCGGTGGTTCCACGGAAGTCGTCGTCGGTCGCTGGGACGGTGCACGCGCCGAGATCACGGCCGCCTACTCCGCCGACATCGGGTGCGTGCGACTGACCGAGCGCTGCCTGCACGACGACCCGCCGTCCGAGCAGGAGGTCCGGGATGCCGAGCAGGTCGCCCGTGGCGTGCTCGACGACGCTTTCGCCGCGGTGGACGCCTCCGGCGCGCGGACCTGGGTCGGCGTCGCGGGCACCGTCACCACGTTGTCCGCGGTCGCGCAGAACCTGCCGGATTACGATCCGGCCGCAATTCACCTTTCCCGTTTATCCCAGAAACAGCTTCGAGAAACGACGTCGGAGCTGTTGACGATGACTCACGAAGAACGAGCCGCGATCGGTTCAATGCATCCCGGACGGGTCGATGTGATCGGCGGCGGCGCGCTCGTCGTGCAGGTTCTCGCCGACGAGCTGAGGGAACGCGCCGGCATCGAGGCGATCTCGGTGTCCGAGCACGACATCCTGGACGGCATAGCGCTTTCCATCAGCTAG